From a single Anaerolineae bacterium genomic region:
- the mscL gene encoding large conductance mechanosensitive channel protein MscL, which produces MWEEFKKFAMRGSVIDLAIGIILGTAFGAIVNSFVNDIIMPPIGLLLGKVDFSNLFINLSKTPYASLAEAQQAGAPTINYGIFINTIINFLIVAFVLFLIIRQVNRWTAKPAEPAAPTTKECPYCYSQIPIKATRCPNCTSQLQ; this is translated from the coding sequence ATGTGGGAAGAATTCAAGAAGTTCGCCATGCGCGGCAGTGTCATTGACCTGGCGATTGGCATCATCCTGGGCACCGCCTTTGGGGCCATTGTCAATTCCTTCGTCAATGACATCATCATGCCCCCCATCGGGCTGTTGCTGGGGAAAGTGGACTTTTCGAACCTCTTCATCAACCTATCCAAGACGCCCTATGCCAGCCTGGCGGAGGCACAGCAAGCCGGCGCCCCCACCATCAACTACGGTATCTTCATCAACACCATCATCAACTTCCTGATCGTGGCATTCGTGCTCTTCCTCATTATCCGGCAGGTGAACCGCTGGACCGCCAAGCCGGCCGAGCCGGCGGCTCCCACGACGAAGGAGTGCCCATACTGCTATTCGCAGATTCCCATCAAAGCGACCCGCTGTCCTAACTGCACCTCACAACTGCAGTAA